A window of Conger conger chromosome 13, fConCon1.1, whole genome shotgun sequence contains these coding sequences:
- the LOC133107563 gene encoding uncharacterized protein LOC133107563: protein MKRCQGCDAAVEGTDPHTACVMCLGETHALAALTKVTCTACAALGAQELLRRASMHREDASWADFPEPFAMHSQEDRPNLRDGRVPSDTAHLEEALLTLANSSGDEDDDLLLHSSADATNNLAILAIAQTNLIESLTSSLADDVSAELRKNAGAILHLTQGLAQDFGRIMGWSVASLRHLWLANSALPEADKPGAQLRSSPVAVETLPLLLAARLGRSRSTLLHPGLTRLNRMPRSVPESPRESVIEAIRSSGPDTPPSKGAFFPDIQAVLESSPAQNRSRPGLYVGLSQISTRSLARIRPRPHLRAGLLQIQKPVKDGGVRPILDLRALNRHLVKRRFQMLTHKRVMSSISQGDWFTLVDLKDAYFHVNIVQRHWQYLRFAFLGRAYEFTKLPFGRCISGITIMRLLGLMAAAIAVVPLGLLRMRPVQLWLKRMHFDPMRDRAKLFRIPQSVVRALSHWRDGRMLSVGVPMGAISTHVPVYTDASTKGWGAVCNGMMASGLWNPPLPHINVLEITAVWLALQRFEPLLRGRHVLIRSDNKATVAYVNRQGGTKCPHLHRLAVRIWTWAYPRVRSLRALYVPGQLNCGADLLSRGGPSPLEWCLHPLVVAEVWSRFGKARVDLFASRQNAHCPLWFAMTATGSPPLGVDALAHCWPKGLLYAFPPFGLVPQVLAKAREERKPLILIAPDWPHKQWMADVALLLTDVPWRLPQRRDLL from the exons ATGAAGCGGTGCCAAGGGTGCGACGCAGCCGTGGAGGGTACGGACCCTCACACTGCTTGCGTTATGTGTCTCGGCGAGACCCATGCTCTCGCGGCCTTAACTAAGGTGACCTGCACCGCCTGCGCTGCACTCGGGGCGCAGGAGCTACTGCGCCGGGCAAGCATGCACCGCGAAGACGCCAGTTGGGCTGACTTCCCGGAGCCTTTTGCCATGCACTCTCAGGAGGACAGACCGAACCTGCGCGATGGCAGGGTTCCGTCTGACACGGCCCATCTGGAAGAGGCGCTCCTGACCCTCGCTAACAGCTCTGGGGACGAGGACGAcgacctccttctccactcta GCGCCGATGCAACGAACAATCTTGCTATCCTAGCGATAGCACAGACGAACTTGATCGAGTCCCTTACTTCCTCCCTCGCAGATGATGTTTCTGCCGAGCTGAGGAAGAATGCGGGCGCAATCCTGCACCTCACCCAGGGGTTGGCACAGGATTTTGGACGGATTATGGGCTGGAGTGTAGCCTCTCTCCGGCACTTATGGCTAGCGAACTCGGCACTCCCTGAAGCGGACAAG CCCGGCGCTCAATTGAGGAGCAGCCCGGTGGCCGTAGAGACGCTACCACTATTGCTAGCGGCAAGGCTTGGACGAAGCCGTTcaaccctgctgcacccagggctCACCCGCCTCAATCGAATGCCCAGAAGCGTTCCTGAATCTCCGCGGGAGAGTGTCATAGAGGCGATCCGGTCGAGTGGACCGGACACCCCTCCT TCAAAAGGGGCCTTTTTCCCCGACATTCAGGCAGTATTGGAGTCCTCGCCGGCTCAGAATCGAAGCCGGCCAGGACTCTACGTCGGCCTATCACAGATAAGCACCAGGTCGCTGGCTCGAATTCGACCCCGCCCCCACTTAAGAGCCGGGCTTCTGCAGATTCAGAAGCCCGtg AAAGACGGCGGTGTGAGACCAATACTGGACCTGCGAGCTCTGAACCGTCATTTGGTGAAACGACGTTTTCAGATGCTAACGCACAAGCGCGTAATGAGCTCAATCAGCCAAGGGGACTGGTTCACGCTCGTAGATTTAAAAGACGCTTACTTCCATGTGAACATTGTGCAGCGCCATTGGCAGTACCTTCGTTTCGCTTTTCTGGGAAGAGCGTACGAATTTACCAAACTCCCATTCG GTCGCTGCATCAGTGGAATCACGATTATGCGCCTGTTGGGTTTAATGGCGGCAGCAATCGCCGTGGTTCCGTTGGGATTGCTACGCATGAGACCGGTGCAACTCTGGCTCAAGCGAATGCATTTCGATCCAATGAGAGACCGCGCAAAGCTGTTTCGCATTCCGCAGTCGGTTGTGAGAGCACTCTCGCACTGGCGAGATGGGCGAATGCTGAGTGTCGGTGTGCCAATGGGCGCTATCTCCACTCATGTCCCTGTATACACAGACGCCTCCaccaaggggtggggggcggtctgcaatggaatgatggcgagcgggttgtggaaccctcctctgcctcatatcaatgtgctggagatcacAGCAGTATGGCTTGCATTACAACGTTTCGAACCCCTTCTTCGGGGCAGACACGTTCTAATCAGAAGCGACAACAAAGCGACAGTCGCTTACGTAAACCGACAGGGCGGCACCAAATGTCCACATCTACACCGGCTGGCGGTGAGGATCTGGACTTGGGCATACCCGCGAGTTCGCTCCTTACGGGCGCTCTACGTCCCGGGGCAGCTGAACTGCGGCGCAGACCTCTTGTCTCGGGGCGGTCCCTCCCCCCTAGAGTGGTGTCTTCACCCACTCGTGGTAGCGGAGGTGTGGTCACGCTTTGGGAAAGCGAGAGTGGATTTATTCGCCTCCCGACAGAATGCGCATTGCCCATTATGGTTTGCGATGACAGCAACCGGCTCGCCCCCACTGGGAGTGGACGCGCTAGCCCATTGCTGGCCCAAGGGCCTCCTTtatgccttccctccctttggtctggtaccgcaggtactagccaaagcgagagaggagaggaaacccctgattttgatcgcgccagattggccgcacaaacagtggatggccgatgtagccctgctgctgaccgacgtcccgtggcgacttccccagcgccgggacctcctg